In Amia ocellicauda isolate fAmiCal2 chromosome 3, fAmiCal2.hap1, whole genome shotgun sequence, the DNA window CCTTCTCTGTCGGTCCTTTTCTTGAACAGAACAGTCTAGAATAACACTGTTGAAACTGCCAAGATTTTCTGGTTGAGTTTCCACAAGTGTCCTTCCAGAAAAAGCTCCAGATGAACTGAGGGGCCCTGCAAGtgctgtaagaaaaaaaaaaagttgtgatGGAAATCACATAAACATGTATCACAAGAGATTGGTGGTGGATTATGGGACACGTTTGAACAACCACTAACATGTAAGCATATAGCAGGTTATGTTATGGCTCAAGGCAGATAAAATTCCCGGACTACAcgttaatgtaataaataaaacataaattctgtataattatatatatatatatatatatatatatatatatatatgttgcctTTTGCCTATGATGCACAGAGCATGCCCCAGAGCTCTTCCGTActacagtaatatatatatatatgtatatacctTGTTTTGTTACAATTGTAAAACAACTCAAAAGCAACACAAACTCaggattaaaatacaaaactgttGCTCACCTCGCCTGATGTCGTCGTGACAGAGCAGGTTTTGTAGAAAGTTCAAACGCTCAGCGCTGTCCCGAGCGAAGGCACATGGAGGCGATTGGTTGAGACACATTTCGCAGAGGATTGTGGTTACAAATAATGAACACTTAGACtgtgttagaagaaagacagcaccctgcacacactgtgcacaaaacaacacaacatgtGTCATAGGACTATTTACACACGTGTGTGTGTAGACTCTCAACACATTACCTCCAAGAGTGTACAGTTAAAAGTATAGCCTACACCTATTCTAGAGGATTCTTAACTAATAATCCTATTTATTCCCACAAAAGTCATTCTCTTCTGCTGTACAGGCAATTGCATTTCTGATAGATCAAGACAGCTTTGCCAGGAGAATCAGGCGTGCAAGTTTGCGGGATGAgtaatttatttgtgttttaacaGCCTAGGGGGGGAGGAACCCGTTCCCGGATGGAGCTACATCTTAGTTTACATCTATGCCGACCACATTAAACCAAAGTGCTGGGTTTGCTGGGCAGCGCTCCCCCCAGGCCCGACACACCAGGACGGGACACAAGTTCCCACAACCAACCAAGTGCATATCATTGGCAACGTGAACCGAGCCAGTCCGACAGGATGAGCCTGGAGAGAGTGGAGATCAAAGCGCAGCAGAGCAGCCGCGTTAGCGCCATTGGCAGCACAGGACGCCGCTGAAAGCCTGGCGGGGTGGGAGGGGGTCTCTGCAAACTCCCCAACTGTTTAGTGTGAAAACATGGCTTTGTTCTGGAAAAGTTGGATAGCTAATGAGGGTGGAAAACACATATTTCTGGTAAGGCGTGATTTCTCAACGAAACTACTTTAGCATTTTATTGAAACGTTTTCACCTGGGTAATAATGTAGCCATTGTTGTTCTGTTATATTTCAGCCTGAGCCTATATAGGCTATCTTTAAGAGCACGCAGCATTAGTCTGTGGAAGTATTCATGACCTCTTTTAGGTTTGATTAATTGGGCTGCCCCATTAGTACTAACTACAACTTTTTATGCAGGAGATCTGCACATTTGTCCTAATAAAGATACAAACACAGTGTGATGTCATTAATTAGGCTAAACAATCTGTTCCACTGTTAAAGTtaattcgtgtgtgtgtgtgtgtgtgtatgtatgtatgtatgtatgtatgtatatgtatagtggtgtttttttaattcggtttttgtatgtttttcagctTTTGTGGTTGACTACGAATATCTGTCTGTTTTGGAAAACATTTGTGTTGTACTACAGTGGTCCGCAGTATTATTACCTCTATAAGATGCTGGGGGTAAGTCTGGGATTCACAATTTGTAAACTAATAAAATAAGTGTTGGAGGTGGAGTTGATTGTTGGATAATGTGTTATACATAGTAGATCTCATTATGTATGTTCTTCAGAGAATGAGTGGGGAgggaattaattaaataagtgcCAGTAGGAGTAAATTGTTCATTTTAACCATCTTCTGTGAAATGCcagcagctgttttatttttcgaGCAGGGTCCTGTTTTCGTATATGATGACATTGCATATTTATTAgataatgtacatttaaatttctCCTGTATGTTTTACGAACTGGAAACCCGAATATCTATAATAGGTATGCTGTTCTCTATATTAACGTTAATGTTATTTCAAGTCTGCAGATCTGCAGTGATGTACTGTGATTTAAAGAAGTCTAATTGTTACATAGTTTGtgagtttaaatatataaactggTATGTTCAATCCCAATTTGTCATAACCGGGTTCTTAAAATTGTAAAGGCACATGGTTTCAGTTTTTGATAACTCATGAAAAAACTTTTACACTCCTAACAGATTGGTTATTATAATTTGATCTGGTGTATGAAGCTGTTTTCCAGAGTACATGGTAGACAAGTGAATGCATGCCTCTTCccactgtgtgtatgtgaataACTTTGAGTGAGCACATGCATTCCACTATATAAAACTAATTGTCATGTTCCAGAAAcgttattacatttaatttgttttcctatGTACATTGCAGAGATGTAATTTTCAACATTTGAAGAAACCTTTGACTTATTCCTGATTTAGATTTACGtttgaaaaacatacaaatgcatgttttcttaaaAGAAGTAGGTCAGAAGTACACATTGTCATACTGATGTTTTGGGTGTCAATCAAACATTTAGGTTAGTGAAACATTATCCCAAAACTAGCAGAACGATTTATATTTGATATCTTTCCatccgattttttttttcttctcttggcAAGCAGAAATTCCAAAATATGTTGTTGTGGGCCTGTGATACTAATGTTGAGATGTTAACTGTAAAATCAACAGGTAAGGGCCTGATTGCAACTGACTCCTTGAATGAAACAGATTGGAATGTTGCCTTAGGCCTCTGAGAGCAAAAGACTACATCATAAGAAGTATCAGACCGTAACGTGACACCCCAGGGGCGGGCAGGAATCCATgtgttttgtggtttgtttctGACTCTGGTTGTATTTGTTCAGCTAggattgtgtgttagcagggccTCAGCATCTGTCCTCAACCTCAACTGCAGCCTTGTGCTCCTTCCCATGTGTCGGTCTCTCCTGGCCTTCATCAGAGGATCTCAGAAGGTAAAGCTCAAAAACATGACCAGGTTATCTCATAATGAATATTACGGAGCAGCTGCTTCCGTGTAATTCTGGAGCATCTTCCCGACACCTGCCCGTTCTGCAACACTGCCAGCCTGCCACCTGGGTAATTCCCATTTGCTCCAGATCACTTTGCCTTTCAAAGAGTCTGCAAGTTCTGGTCATGCCCCTCAACATACAGCTATCCTCTTCTctctgcgcacacacacagacacacacacgttgAAAACTTGACTAACTATGGACACGCTATTAAGACATCAGTACATCTCCCCTAAATATAGACCATTGTAACCCATTGACACGCAACAAAATCTTCCTATTCCTTATCTGCAGGTAACTGGTAGGAAAGTAAGGCGCTTGCTGGACAAAAGTAAGACTTTCCATGTGGCTTGTGGTGTTGCCATATGTGTCTTCTCCGGTAAGAAATCGTATCCAGTGTAGTCTGTGTGCGTCTATGTCAGGGGAGGTTTTCATTGCCATATGTAATTAATTCTTGTGGGTGGGGAGAAAGTAAATGACAGGAATTAAAAGTACAACAAGAAAAAAGATTAGGGAACATTTCTCAGTTTCATGACCAACATTAGGGAACAAACTCAGTTTCATGACCTGGATTATAAGGAATTGTGGCACTTTTTTCCTAAGAAATCCAGTCCACAAAAACGATAACACAATACTGTCTATTGTGTAAGGTATTGCTTTGATTGTGTCCCACTACTTGTGGAAGTGTAGGGCTGGCAAAGGGGTGTACTTGCCTTCTTTTAGTCGTTCAAGAGTCTCGTTTGAGGATAACGAGGTAGAGCtatgtgtgattttttttttttagctttattttattttataaatgtatttactgtCTATGAAACAAGCAAGGGACAGTATAAAACCACAGGGAAGGGGTTCATGTTAGTATTAAATTGCTGTCTGGAGGCATGTTGGTACCACATTCCACAAGAAACAGCTGTGATAAACGTCAGTAACACCACAgatccttttctttctttttgaacAGTTTCTGTTGACACTTCTACAGATTAGATGCAACCGTTCAGAGGGAGAGCAAATGCTTTTAGCCAGAAGTGCTCAGGGATCTCTTTTGGGAAAGGAGCTATGTGAAATGCACAGCTGTTTTTACTGACATCATACACTGAGATCATGGGAGCAGCATATTTCACACAATCACCCTCCTACCCAAAGGCTAATAAAAGTGGTCTGTTTCCTGCCTGTTAGGATTGTGGTTGAAGGAGTCTTAGCTTGGAGAGGAAAGGAAGGATTTTACAGTAACATGGATGCACTTGAGTAGTTTTGTTATTTCAGGTTACGGGCAGTAAAGCATCACGTAGTTTGTAAAGGCAAAAGTTCAATGGACCTCTTCTTTAGAATTGAGACAGACAAGATACTCATGCATTTCTGTTCCATGTCGGAGAGAACCATAGAACGTGAATCATAGATATTAGAAACATTATTTATTGACGCttcatatttaacattttatagtATTTGAAAAATAAGTCTATTTATGATATGGCCCATGTAAGAATCTGTAGAAATAGATCTACAGATGACTGACTCCTATGCAGTTTGGAATGACAGCGTTGGAATGGCATCGttacatatttacaataaatattttCACTAGCAGACTGCATGTGAACAAAAGCTGTGGCTTAAACATCCGGAGtcagtagaaaatgaacagatatataaacataaatatgaCCCCTTTGTTTGCTTTGTGTCTTGGATTTCTTAGTGGTTCATGTAGTGGCTCACATGGCCAATGTGCTCAGCTTCTCTCTGCGATACAGTGAGGAATTCCCAGCGCTGAATGTGGCTCGCTACAGGGGAgaagtatgtattttttttttctccattttatggaaacacatttaatttgaaaacaaaaacattgttttaatagtttaatttgtttttaatctccaATTTCCCCCAGGATCCTCGAATTATTATCTTTACCACTGGTGAGTGCTTTCATTTCCATTGTTTGTTTGGTGTCCTCTACTGATGCTGGACAgggtaaaatgtaataaaaagaaaaataacagaatTTTTAGGTGGATACAGGAGGCATGGTGAGATCATGCACACTTATCTACGTCTCAAAAATATAGCTTTTTGTAAAGGCAGATGTGTATTTTCTTTCAGTTACATAAACTGAGGCAgaattcagaaaacaaaaaactgtatTTAACTTTTAATTTCAGCAGGAGGATGCATCATCTCATGTTAGTAGAGAACATGCAATCAGACCCTGCTCAGAGTCGACTCATCGTCCTGGGCACCACAGAGCACCTGATCCGCAAAGTCCTGAGCGAGGGTCATACCTGTACAACAAAAGATTGGCTCAAGAAAGCCTACTTAGAGGGGTTATGTTTTAGATTTTCAAGTTAATTTGATCAACTAGTGTATAAATTTGAAATACTTCTTACTTAATTTCTCTCCAATGTGCTGataactttttgtttgttttgtagttccAGGGATAACTGGAGTTCTTTTGGTACTGATACTTTTCTTGATGTTTACAGCCTCGTCGTACTGCATAAGGTGAGACTAAATCCTGTTTCATTTCTATCTCAACATAATCTTCTTTGTAATGGAGACTGATGGAACTCTGAAGTTGTGCACATGGGTTGTTGGGATGAACAGGATGTAGTTAATGTTTCTTGCAAGTAGTACATCACAGCCTTTTTTATGGATGGATCTGCCCTATACTTACCTCTTCTTAACTTCTATTCTCCTTGAGTCTCCTTGTATCAACAGCTGTGTTAAAAGCAACTTCAGCTCACTCTGAGAGATTTTGTTATTCTTCTTCCCTTTGATCATGTCATTACTCTGTTCCCCTACCATTTACCTATTGTTGCCTGGAGCTCAAGTAAAGTTAAAGCTGACAATCAATGCAGGACAACCTTGTTAAAAGCATCTGCCAAGAGGTTCACTATAGTATGACAAGGTAAAGGCATGCATAGTCCTCAActgccattttcattttaatgggCATAACACCACCTTATTATCCCCTCAATCTTTTTATAAATCTTCCTACAAAACCAAGTCTGCTCTGACATCTACATGATAATAGTCTAACTCCATTCCACATTGTCCCAGTGTGTTGAAGACTGGGACAATATATTACAATGAGTAGTCTTACCTTGTAGTgaagtgtatttgtttttaaatgtgtatgataTTCTTTTAAATGACTTGCTTAATTAGTCAGGAGTGCAGTTTTAATATGACATCCTCCATTTTTAGCTGTAAAAACACTAGCCTGCAATAAAATATTTAGCAATgttattatattcataacctgaaaatatgtatatattgctgTACATTGTTAGTGATTATATACACATCTAATAGGTAATAATAGCCATTAATATAATGTTTCCTTACAGGGTATCTAGCTATGAAATATTTTGGTACACCCACAATCTTTTCATTGTCTTCTACATCCTGCTACTGGTGCATGTAATTGGGTaagatctctctctttcttattCTTATCTGTGAATTTGTCTTTGTAAACAGCCATTGTGACAGAGGCCCCAGACTTAACAGTTTATCACTTTGAGAGACGGCCTTCCTCATATAACATACAATATAATGTAGAGCTGGAGAAAAGTTTTTAATAAGAAATTTAAGTACACAATTTAGATGAAACTCTGATTAAAGATTGGTTGTATTGCTTGcgtgtaaaaatacaaaataggccTTTTTTGCCGTTGCTGAACATAGCGGCTTTCTGAAGCGTGAGAACAGCTTCCTCCCTGTGCCCGAGGAAGCTGTGAATACGACTGCGATGGTGTAGCACGTTTTCCATAGACGTAACACTCATCTGAGGCACTTGTTTAATGACTGCTGGCTTTTGGAAAGGCAGGCTGTCAGAGGCACTGTGTTAAAACCTGCCCTTTGATGAGAGTGTACACATCCAGTCAGGGAAGGGAAGTGAAAAAACATTCGAGGGCAGCTGCAGACAGCATTATAAATCGTTAAAGCCCTTTCAGCCCAATCCAAGAACTCGGGGACACACCATTTTTCTgcacatacaaatatacagtagTGAGTGAGTTTATTTGTACAGTCCTTTTTTTGTCTTGTCCTCCACTCAaaccattgtttttgttttgttttttttcctctccccaTTTGTTGCTTTTTGCTTTTAGAGGTGTACTGAAGTATCAGGCCAATATTGACACTCATCCTCCAGGCTGTTTCAAGCCCAACAAAACTGGCCAGGACCCAGAGCCCAAGCTGGAGACTGCTCTTCAACCCTCACTTCATCATTCCCTGGGGCTTTCCCCAACGGAGAACTTTGGCAAAGTCTGCAAAGAGGAGCCGCACTTCCAGTCACACTTTCCTGAGGTTTGTGCTGAAGCTCCAGACAGACAAATGAATCCTGTTGATTTAGtgtctatgctgatgatgcaaCATAAgcttttaaaaaggaaatgacTTGCTACCTTTATGTAGATTCTGCATTATATGTAATTGGTAATTATTTCAAATGGTTTCAAAAGTGTATGATGTATACTAGGGAAAGGGGCTTCCTGCCTTTATTGTGTTGGAAAGTGTCTTAGCCATACTGCTCAGCTACAGTACTTTATATTCTCGACTGCAGTAAGCAACATGTCATCTGTGTGACAGCTGGTAGAAAGGATTTATTCCTCACTTTCtgattgaggggggcttgtttTTCAAGATCTAATTAAAGACCATGGTGGTTGTTGTGTTTCTTACAAATCTTGCTGTCTTACCCCTGCTGTTAAACAGCAtcattgtttaattatatataaacttggcttagtttttttttttttttgacttgTGTTTTCTGTTCTGATTTTTGAAAGTCTTGGCTTCTGCAGGTGCATTGAAACTAATCTGAAAAAAGGCTTTCCATTTTCATGCACTTATTCTAAATCTTATTTAGCTGCTTACTGTGGTTTGTTCATTTCCAGACGTGGCTGTGGGTGTCTGGGCCTCTCTGTCTGTACTGCGCAGAAAGACTATACCGGTACATTCGAAGCAGCACACCAGTTACCATCGTCTCTGTCGTCAGCCACCCGTGTGATGTCATCGAGGTGCGAATGCTGAAAACAAACTTCAAGGCCAGACCTGGACAGGTGAGTGGGGCAATAATACCAATGACCGCTAAATGTCTGCAGCAACTACCTAAGACTTTGtccttttatataaaataaggaagaaGGTGATATCAGATAACTAATACTGAGAAGTCAGGTaactattatatttaaaaatatttataatacagaaatgctttatttttggGTACAAAACAATTCAGCTTTGTAAGACGTTTTCCTGTATTTCCTTCACTCGATTCGGTCTCATCTGATTAGGTGCACAAAGAAGAAAGTTGAGTTAAACTCTACCATTGACAATTTATTTTGCCAATTTTCTTTCAGTATATTGTTTTACAATGTCCAAGTGTGTCGTCCTTTGAAAGCCATCCTTTCACTCTCACAGCGGtaagttattgtttttataaataattgtcattaacacacaaacaattTTCTTGAACTCATACATCAAAAATGTCTTGGATGGATCCAATATGTTCTACTGCAATTGAACTCTAGGTCAGATTTATGAACAGGAAGTACTTTTCAAAACTATCAAccagtgaaataaattaatgtttcaGTTAGACTGGCCTTTAATAAGCCTATTTGGTGTTGGGAACATTGTCTGACACCATCACCGCAGGAATTTGACATATTAAGGGACACTGGCAACATTCTGTTTTCCACtttatgaaataataatgaGTCACCATTCATTCACTGGTGGCAGCAGTGCATAAAGGCCCTACTATGTAATCTGCCCAGCCTAAAGATAGTATTCAGAACTACATTCGATCAAAACACATTTATGTGTTACTATTGG includes these proteins:
- the nox4 gene encoding NADPH oxidase 4 isoform X1; this encodes MALFWKSWIANEGGKHIFLLLWLTTNICLFWKTFVLYYSGPQYYYLYKMLGLGLCVSRASASVLNLNCSLVLLPMCRSLLAFIRGSQKVTGRKVRRLLDKSKTFHVACGVAICVFSVVHVVAHMANVLSFSLRYSEEFPALNVARYRGEDPRIIIFTTVPGITGVLLVLILFLMFTASSYCIRVSSYEIFWYTHNLFIVFYILLLVHVIGGVLKYQANIDTHPPGCFKPNKTGQDPEPKLETALQPSLHHSLGLSPTENFGKVCKEEPHFQSHFPETWLWVSGPLCLYCAERLYRYIRSSTPVTIVSVVSHPCDVIEVRMLKTNFKARPGQYIVLQCPSVSSFESHPFTLTACPTDRKATFGIHLRVLGDWTERFQELLLPESDMEILPIVQQRRYPKLYIDGPFGSPSEEVFNYEVSLCVAGGIGVTPFASVLHTLLDEWQLYKLRRLYFIWICRELQSFHWFADLLCALHQKLWQENRPDYLNVQLYLSKADGLQSISGERYRALNSRLLIGRPRWKLLFEEIGKCNRQKRVGVFCCGPKEISKTLHKLSNSTGSFGTTFEYNKESFS
- the nox4 gene encoding NADPH oxidase 4 isoform X3, which codes for MCRSLLAFIRGSQKVTGRKVRRLLDKSKTFHVACGVAICVFSVVHVVAHMANVLSFSLRYSEEFPALNVARYRGEDPRIIIFTTVPGITGVLLVLILFLMFTASSYCIRVSSYEIFWYTHNLFIVFYILLLVHVIGGVLKYQANIDTHPPGCFKPNKTGQDPEPKLETALQPSLHHSLGLSPTENFGKVCKEEPHFQSHFPETWLWVSGPLCLYCAERLYRYIRSSTPVTIVSVVSHPCDVIEVRMLKTNFKARPGQYIVLQCPSVSSFESHPFTLTACPTDRKATFGIHLRVLGDWTERFQELLLPESDMEILPIVQQRRYPKLYIDGPFGSPSEEVFNYEVSLCVAGGIGVTPFASVLHTLLDEWQLYKLRRLYFIWICRELQSFHWFADLLCALHQKLWQENRPDYLNVQLYLSKADGLQSISGERYRALNSRLLIGRPRWKLLFEEIGKCNRQKRVGVFCCGPKEISKTLHKLSNSTGSFGTTFEYNKESFS
- the nox4 gene encoding NADPH oxidase 4 isoform X2 — encoded protein: MALFWKSWIANEGGKHIFLLLWLTTNICLFWKTFVLYYSGPQYYYLYKMLGLGLCVSRASASVLNLNCSLVLLPMCRSLLAFIRGSQKVTGRKVRRLLDKMVHVVAHMANVLSFSLRYSEEFPALNVARYRGEDPRIIIFTTVPGITGVLLVLILFLMFTASSYCIRVSSYEIFWYTHNLFIVFYILLLVHVIGGVLKYQANIDTHPPGCFKPNKTGQDPEPKLETALQPSLHHSLGLSPTENFGKVCKEEPHFQSHFPETWLWVSGPLCLYCAERLYRYIRSSTPVTIVSVVSHPCDVIEVRMLKTNFKARPGQYIVLQCPSVSSFESHPFTLTACPTDRKATFGIHLRVLGDWTERFQELLLPESDMEILPIVQQRRYPKLYIDGPFGSPSEEVFNYEVSLCVAGGIGVTPFASVLHTLLDEWQLYKLRRLYFIWICRELQSFHWFADLLCALHQKLWQENRPDYLNVQLYLSKADGLQSISGERYRALNSRLLIGRPRWKLLFEEIGKCNRQKRVGVFCCGPKEISKTLHKLSNSTGSFGTTFEYNKESFS